The DNA sequence GAAGTTAATAAGTCCTCCTGTTACGGTTTGCTGATTTAGAGATGGTAATAAAACTGCTGTTGCATACCCTTTTCAGCCACTCCAGGTCTTACTAGAAATAGGTGAGCATACCAGTGGACTGTTTCGATTTCAAACACAAACCTGGAGTCACTCAAAATGTTGGGCATCGGGAGCTACTTACATCCCTGTGAATCACTGATTGCTTtgttttgaacattttcagCGTTGTTACGCGCTCAACAGTTGCCATCTGCTGGTACACGTTTTAATCTGTCTTGTATATATCCATGTGTCTGTTCAGTTTGCCCTTAAAACGATCGATACCTTGCTATCGATACAGGGATGCTGTACGTGTCTGAGCCCGACATTCACTACCTGGACAAAATGacgggagagaaagagctgcTTGACTCACGCTTCAACGGGAACTGCAGCCTTGAGAAGTTCTACACCGACCCCATGTCCGCAGACGGGAACTCGTACCGGCTGCAGTCCTGGATGTACCATGTCCGGACCCTGCACTACGCTGATGCCATTGAGCACTTGCTCACCACAGGTAGAAAAGCAGCAGCACATCGTGCAGGAGCAACTGAGACTGAGCTTGTAAGATGGAGGGTTAGCGCTTCAttggaaatgtactgtaattacaGGATctgatgtttttgaaaatgttttgtgcgGATTCCAAGGTAAATTCGCGGAAAGCTTTGAGCCATTCATGATATGTTTAAATACAGTTCGCTTGTGGtttaagtgcagattctcagcttttattaaagggtgttATTATACGTTTTGGTTTCTCCTTGTAGAATtgacaacactttttataaataacccatttcagggcacagtaacatttgggacatattcatgttttgtacatgaaagtagtcatgtttagtacattgtcgcatatcctttgcttTCAATGACttcttgaagtctgtgacccatagacatcaccaggggCTGAGTAGCTTCTCtagtgatgctctgccaagcctgcagccatcttcaggtTGTGCTTGTCAACactcccaccaccatgtttaacCGATGGGTTAAACAAgtcaatcttggtctcatctgtccacaagatctTTTTCTAGTACTCTGCAGGTTGTTGTAGGTACTTCTTGGCAAACTGTAACTTGGCCGTCCTGTTTTTGCATCTTCCTGTTTGTGATGTCTTCTGTaaacagtagtcactgacacattcacacctgcctcctgaagagagtttctgatctgtcagacaggagCTTTTCTTAATTacggtgagaattcttcagtcctTGTCTGGAGAGGTCTTCTgtagcctaccaggccctttgcaattgcCAAGCTCTTATTcttttcttaatgatgttccaaacagttgaagtgtaaggtttggcctatgtctctgacttaattattttatttctcagcttgTTGTATCTCAAGCCAATAACAGTCTTGAAAGGCTTGTctaaagcctagaatcaagacttgGTACTGAAAGCTCTTAAACCTGTACTGAGTAAACAATTGaccacacctgactaatcagaaacctGTCCCAATATTATCATGCCCTGAAAAGGGGagtgtataaaaagttctgtaatgtctacatggtgaaaccaaagtgtataaaagtACCATTTAATggaagctgagaatctgcactttagccACATATGAATTGGTTACAAAtcttaaattgtggagtacagagtgaaataaaaaagtctgtcccaaacgttatggcgCTCATTGTAAATATGCCATACCAATCATCCATTGACCGGAACAAGTTAATGTACCAAACTTTTACAAAATTCTCCACTCTTTGGTTCACACAGGTCAAGGAGTAATCATGGAGCGATCCCCATACAGTGACATGGTTTTCTTGGAGGCAATGGCCAATCGAGGCTACATCCGgaagcagtgtgagtgagggcTGCGCGGGTGGAGGAGGGCGAATGATGAGGTTACAGGTGGAGCAGCCATTAATGGTTGCTGAGTGAAACCCAAAGCTATTCATGAAGAATTAATCTCTGTGTACATTATATAGAGGAACAGGAACTCCACACCATACACGTAAAGAGCGATAGAGATGAATTTACCTCTGTACATTATGTAGGGAACAGATTCTATACCATTTGCAGAGATTTACTcccttttgtcttttattttctaTAGGTGTGGACCATTACAATGAAATCAAAAACATCAGTATCTGTGAGTTCCTGCCCCCTCACCTGGTCATCTATGTGGACGTCCCGGCTGAGGACGTACAGAAGAAAATTAAGCAGACGGGCAAGGTGGGTCACATGCTGGTTCCCCAGGGGTGGCAAGAGGGGTGGGATTTGTGAACTCGCACCCCTGTACCTCTTCACTCAGTGCTGTTGCTGAATGTACTGGGGGATGTGTGACCAGCGAAGAAATGCTGTCTGCACTGAACAGTTCACCAGCCTGTTCCACACTCACACCCTTGTTTCAGAAGTCTTGTGACTAGAGTTGGTtgttattaaatgaaatgcacttttttgtacgtcgctttggataaaagcgtctgccaaatgaatgtaatgtaatgtgttatgCAGATTCAGTCTGTTAGCGTGGCATTGCAGTTAGAGAGCTGAACTCGCACCACAGATGCCGCAGGGTCCCATGGTTCCGAACTGGGCTTGCCTCAGCGTTTCAGCTGATTGAGATCACAACACCCATTCATTGCACACCAGCGGTTCTCGCTCGGTCGATTGGGGTGCCCGCAATTTTGCCTGTCCCATGTGCCTCTTCCACTGTCTACATATCTGCATGGGCCTAACTTGCAAACTGCGGTTTGTTAAGAAGTGGCAGCATGATGTCTGCGTTCTCCCAAATGGACAGCGGAGGTTGCCGTGAGCATCGGGTGGTCAGCAGgtttgggcattccaaattgggcaGAAAAGGGGGCAACGTCAGAACAACGGCTGCTGAGAGGTTGTTATATtagaacattttgaaatgatctGCCTGTCTTGTTCCATATCCTCTTCTTTTGGAAATGGACCTTGATAAGTTTGTCATGTGTCAAAGTTGTTTAGTTGGTGCATTAGAGGGGAACATCTGGAAGATCAGCATACAGCTCCTTCCAAACGGTCAGGAATCTTTAAGGGCAGTACAGTGGGAAAGCAAACTCAGGGAAAGTGTTTGCTTGGACACATCAGGCGTTTGTTCACTAGCCTTTTAGGGCTGTTGTGCCTGTGTCCAACTGAGAGCTTTGGAGCGAGAAGCTGGGGAAAGGGGGAAACCATagttggtttcttttttttttttttaaagaataaaattccaaacTGGGCTCGCTTCCCCACAAGTTTAAGGTCCTCTTAAATGGGGAATTCAGgagaaaatgtgattaaaaatgacattattaaATGGGACCATCTGATAGAAAATCTGAAAATTCCGAATGAGTTACACCAGTGCATATTTTGGCAACGTAGCCTGCGTGAGGGTGtagtctgctgggttttttttttttttttttagatgggGCCCCGTAATCAGCCAATTGACCGATCGTCAGGAGTAATGCAATCATTTTCTCAAGTTTTCACGTTGGAGGACGTTCAAAGAGAGGGGGAAGTTTCCGTTTGGGGAGTCGAATTCTTTAGCTACCGCTCGCCGAAACGCGGGGACCGGGGTCCCTGCCGTCCTGTTTACCGGGCGGAGTCTCGCGGTCACCGCTGGGCTGCCCCGCGTCACTCACGAACGCGTTCAAAAAAAGCGTCTCGTGCTCTGCTTCTCACTGCTGTCCTGAATTCCTGCTTACCTCTGAGGGCTGGCCGGCGTGTTCCCGTAATTAgcagcagatgtgtgtgtgcgcgtgtgtgtgtgtgtgtgggtgtgtacacAAATGAacgtgtttgtgcttgtgtgtatttgtttgtgtgtgtgcgtgtgtgtgtgtatacaaatGAACGTGCCTGCATTGCtatgtttgcctgtgtgcatgactgtgtgtttgcgcgcgtgcctgtgcgtgcgtgtgtgcatggttaTTGTTTGCGCAGAAGAGCGGGAAAGTCTGGTTAAACTTGGACCCATTGGAAACTTAGGGCTTTTTTTCCACAGCCTCGTACAAGTGTTTTTGACTGTGGACGATGAGTCACACGCTCAGATTTTTGGAACCACCGATCTCCCGACGGGCACGGGACCTTTACCGGGAAGATTCCGCCTCGTTCCCGTTTGCGCCGCTACGAggccccgccgccccccccacccccccccgcagcgCACGGGAGACGGAGTGGGGCCGACCGAGGCCTCCTCCCTGCTTTGGGCCGCAGTGCTGAATGCGCGTTGTTCTAATTTGAGAGAGATTTATTCGCTACCTCACTGTACCCCGGCCCCCGCTTTCAGTTACAATATAGGCCTCTCTTCAATCTCTAAGATCATTTTGTCAACCaacactttttttcaaaaatctaacGGGACAGCTTGGCTTATGGCAAAGCTCTTATAAGAAACGTGCCCAGAGGTGTAGCAAGaacacctttttttatttgtttagtttatttcatttggtttatttctgtgtgtgtgtttgtgctgtgcgTTACACTAATAAAAACCGCTGCAGTGAATGAAGTCTATTGCTACTCCTGTCTAGGCCTACCTGCAGAATGTCCCTTTGGCCTATCTGAAGAGCATCGAGGACGCCTACAAGAAGTCCTTCCTTCCCAAAATCAGgtaagagggaggggggagggggtatctGTCTCCTTTGAGGTCTAATCCCATTTGGATGTTGGCCGGTCGAGGTTAGGGCAGCGGAGGAACTCCCCGCCTCAGGTCTTGCACCTTTAAAAGCCTTCAAGCAGCTTCAAAGTGGGAGCTGGCCACCTCCcaccttccctccttccctcattccctccctctATGCAATAACAaacccctgccccgccctctcgatctatatttctaaattttcacacaaaaaaatggaaatgtccACTAAAACTTGAattcaaaaaacataaaaagttaACTATTACTTTTAAGGGTCTTTCTTTTCAGAGCATATTAATTACTGTGTGGACATATTTGCATTTGAGATGGTGTTTGAGTTTCCATGTTCTGGGAGCCTGGTAATTGGATGCTGTATTTGTTAGTTCTGAAAGAGTGACTCAACTGCCAGTCTCAGTGCAAATTGTGTACACACTGTAACAGCACAATTTTCCCATTACGCTATTGTAAGTTGACGCAGATAGTGCATATACCAGAAAGCCATACTCAAAGTCACACAGCAACTTTGCCACAACACTGTTGCAAAACACAGTGCCTGAACATAACATTTGTTGAAGGGGTTTTGTGGGTTTAGTGCCAGTGCTAGTTGACGTTCCCTTTGCACAACCCTGTCTTTTCATTCCCCAGTGAGCACTGTGAGGTACTGGCCTATGACGCAGTTCAAGCACAGGATATTGAGAAGGTGAGTCAACCAAAGTATTGTACAAGCTGTGGAGTATTGCCTCTGATTCTCTTTGCTCACTTGGTTTATCCAAAACCGATGCTGCAGTATATGGCAATATAACTTGAATGATCATGTCAGTGAAAGTTGCAgtgtttcctgtttgcttttaCAGTCATTTAATCAGGAAACATTCCTGAAAACTGTCAATGTAAGCATATTAAAGTAATTTGACTTCATTACTATaattaaaaaagtaatgtcTTGGTTTTTAGTTAGCGTGGTTAATCGCCTTTGCCTGGACATAGCTGTTAGATCCATTATTTTAAAGTGGGGCAAATGAACTGACACACAAATGATTCTACAATTTTCCTCCTTGCACAATTCAAACTCAAGACATTTCCAAGACCACAAGCATAACCAGGTATAAATGTGCTGTGCGTtctgggagttgtagttttAGTACTTTGCAGCCAGTTGTCTACAGAGGCAGTAGAACGGTTTGTGGGTCACATTGGGCAGAGCTAACTTGATTCGCCAACACAAGTGAGGTAATCAGAAGAACCTCTCAGCTGCTAGAAAATGGCTGTGCACGTCACTGTGAGGAAGTCTCTTCAGTTCACTGTTGCAGACTGTTGAACAGCTGGGAAACATCCAGGGAACAGTTATTTTAGTGATTTTTACTTGCCCTCAATATCCGGATTGGCTGCCCATTCCAAGTCGGAACAGAGTAGATTGACTTCTGCACATCTGCCAgcctttttttaatggaaagggCTAAATGTGCCTAGCCAAGGCTTTGATTCTCAGCCGAACAGTTTTTCTTCTGATTAATTCCTGAAGACATTTTAGGATGTAAACGTAGGGCCTTTGAGCTACTATTAGTAGGTTTAATGatgcatttgttttactgttgtggtaaatgtttttaattaagctATTTAgaaatccatgttttttttaatcatgattttttttttgtaaaacttaCCTCAGGTCTCCCTGAGTAATCTTTTCAGTTCTTTTCTGGTCATCAGGGTATAAGGCTCTAGGGAATTGGCACAGCACTTTTTTATTGTGaatttaaaccaaaaataaagcACGTCTGTTGGTCATTTATCAATACATACATGGGACCAGGTGTAGTCAGGACACGGAACGCCATAAATTACTTTCTTGGGTGACCAGGCGACAAACCACCACCCAAGCAGATCCGGATCCAGAGATCTGCGGGCCCATTTTGGGCCCTTAAGGGCCAACCCATCCACAGCCTGTTATTCTTAGCACTGGTTCTGAGGGCCTGGAGTTCTCTCCCTTGGCAGGCGGAGGTCTTGTTCATCTGCAGCTGATTATGGgtgtgccccccctcccgcctTCCCAACACTCGCATGACGAATGGTCTGGCTGACTCAAGCTAGCATGGAAAccgatgtccccccccccacccaaacacacacctcacaccccgggaaaaaatgtgcaaactCATGTCCAGGCAGTTTAgcaattacaaattaaaaaggAGCTGGCTTCAGACGAAAGGCTCCAGCTCTGGGTTACAGTCATGGCTCTGcgtctgcgtgtttgtgcagTAGCAGACAGGCGGTTCTCCGTCGCGCGATCACCACCTTCAGTGTTCTCGGGTGTTTCGTTCCTCTCCAGGTGGTGGAAGACATAGAGTACCTGAAGTTTGAAAAGGGACCATGGCCAGAGCAGGATGATGTCTCCTTCCACCACTTGCGAATGCTGTGAGTATCTTCGGATGAACTGTGGGGAACCCTGGTCCCGTCTCGCGTCCCTGTGCTTGCGGGCACCATTTAGTCTTTCTTCAGTTACCAATTTACTCCGGTTTGTCTGGCGTAACTGGCATAGAAACGTGGTTTTACATCTCCTTGCATCCATGTCGATGCATCTGGCAGGTTCCCTCAAGGTCGAAAGATGCCtccaatggggggaaaaaaaaccttacagTATGCAGCTTTCTGTAGAACTTCCTGtttgtgcaccccccccccccccctcgtttttTCATCAGTATgttcttctctcccccccccaaaagctgCAGATGAGCCGGCTGGCCATCGGTTTGGGAGTTAACTCACATTCATGACCCCCTCTCGTAACGGGCCCCGTGCTCCTCCAGGACGACTTTACCACACGTACAGACTCTGAGTTGACTCTGAGCCTGTGCATTTCAGTGGCTGCCTTTATAGCTCCTAACTGGTAAAATATTGTTTCTGGAAGGAGGGCaggaagcccctcccctccgcacCTGATTCCAATTCTATACACCTTAGTAGGGAGCGGATGATTGGCAGGCGTGTTTGACTAAAATGATGTTGATCAACCATCAAATTGCGCTGGGCGGTCGTGTGGTCGGCGTTCCGGCTGAGGCGTGCGTTTTCCTTGGCACGGCGTTTGCTGGCGCTCCGCCGGGCCCGGGTTTGAACTCAACTCTCCGGATCGAGCGGATCAGAAGACGGACCCAGCGAGACGGGACTCAGATGGAGGCGGGGTCGGTAAATAACCCGAAGCGGGGCGGAGGTCCCTCTACCGCCTCCGTGCTTGCGTTGGGACGCGTCCCGGGCCCGAGCGCGATGAATCACGCCGCgctgcctccctcccccgctccaCGCAACCAGAGACGCGTCCAGTTCCTTCAGCGTTCAAAGAGGTCGGGGAGATTAATGGGCCACTTTGCAGACTGAATAATGGCTGGAGCTGAGTC is a window from the Anguilla anguilla isolate fAngAng1 chromosome 3, fAngAng1.pri, whole genome shotgun sequence genome containing:
- the ndufa10 gene encoding NADH dehydrogenase [ubiquinone] 1 alpha subcomplex subunit 10, mitochondrial, which gives rise to MALRFIRLLIPSGATAFRAGSAVPTSRIHSGVPSNLQYGWWAYVLGERTTPRFNKNSKIITVDGNLASGKGTLAQKLADRLGMLYVSEPDIHYLDKMTGEKELLDSRFNGNCSLEKFYTDPMSADGNSYRLQSWMYHVRTLHYADAIEHLLTTGQGVIMERSPYSDMVFLEAMANRGYIRKQCVDHYNEIKNISICEFLPPHLVIYVDVPAEDVQKKIKQTGKAYLQNVPLAYLKSIEDAYKKSFLPKISEHCEVLAYDAVQAQDIEKVVEDIEYLKFEKGPWPEQDDVSFHHLRMLVEDKQKVADLTCIAHFLPEVTIGAHEYDETYYAYKSLPGKQYAPGYNEDVGDKNIWLK